The Nitratidesulfovibrio sp. SRB-5 genomic sequence AAAGTTTGACGTGCCAACGGGCGAAAGGACAATCTAGAAAGAACTCCTAGGGGAAGGCCCAGAACAGGGTCATGACGGCGCACACCGTGGTGATCAGCACCGAGATGACGAACGCGGGCCGGATGGCCTGCGACGCCTCGCGGATGCGGTCGATACTGGCCGCCGCGTTCTGCAGCTTGGCGGGCGATATGACGCTGGCAAGCCCGCCGCCGATGCCGCTGGCCGCCGCGATGACCAGTCCCGACGCGCCGATCTTTTCGGCGGTGGACAGGTGCAGCTTGGTCAGCATGGCGATGGACGACGATTCCGAGCCGCTGATGAACCCGCCCAGCAGGCCCAGGTAGGGCGCCACGAAGGGGTACATCTTGCCGAACAGCGAGGCCGATGCGTCGGCCATGACGTAGACCATGTTGTGCAGCGGCTGGGCCAGGGACCAGTCCGCGCCCTTGCCGGAATGATTCATGACGTAGGCGATGGCGAAGAAGACCGAGGCGGACATGAACGGGCGCCCGGCGCGCTTGCCAGCCTTGACCAGCGCGGTGGACACCTGCTGGCGCGTGGCCTTCATGAGCGGCAGCGCGGCGGCGGTGCAGACGAGTACCCAGAAGTAGGCCTGCCAGAAGATGCGCAACCGCTCCGGCGACTTGGGGATGATTTCCAGCGGCATGGACCACTGCTTGAAGGTCAGGTCGAAAAACGGCAGGAACGGCGCGTTAAGGATCAGCGAAACCACGGTCAGGATGATCCACGGCGAGCATGCGGCGGCCAGCGAGTGGCGCCGCTCCGCCGCCAGATCCGCCTCGTTCAGCAGGCTGCGGTCGCACAGGGGGCGGCCCGTCAGGCGGATGTACAGCATCAGCGCCGCGATGACCGCAAGGCCCGCGGCAATGCCGGTAATGGTCACCAGCCCCAGCTTGGCCATGAAGATGGCCACCAGGCCGGCGGTAAGGCCCGCGATGAGCGCGGGCACGATGCCTTCGCGCAACATCTTCATGCCGCCGGCAAGGTACAGCATGCCCAGGGCGATGCAGGTGGAGATGGCGGGCATGAACCGGGCGAAGTAGCCGCCCACCTCGGTCACCGGCAGGCCCACGAAGTTGGCGTAGACCACGGCGGGGATGCCCAGCAGGGCGTAGGTGCACAGCGCGTCGTAGCCCAGCGCGGGCAGGATGATGGCCGCAAAGGTGGAATAGCCCAGCGCCAGCATGATGGGCGGCAGGATGGACACCGTCACCGCGCCCAGCGAGGTGAGCAGGATGCCGAAGCCCACGTTGATCAGCATGATCTGCACGGCCTGCTGGCCGGGGGCCACGCTTTTCATCAGCGCCACCACGCGGGACACGGCCCCGGTTTCCTGCATGACGGTGATTTGCAGGATGCTGGCGGACATGACCAGGGCGATGGGCAGCGAGGCCACCAGGCCCGCCACGGTGGACAGCAGGATGACCGTGGGCGCGGTGTCGAAGTACAGCCAGGCGATGGCGGCGGCCACGGCCCAGCCGATGTACCCGGCGGTGTCTGCCGCCACCCGGTACACGAGCAGCAGCACGAAAATGGCGATGACGGGCATGAAGGCAAGCAGAACGGACAGGGCATACATGGGGTGCTGGACCTCCTCGTGAAATGTTCTTACCGGTCCCGGCGGCGCGGCACCGCTGGCGGAACGTATCCGGTGCGGCGCGCCGTTGCGGGCCGGGCGGCCTGCGGTGCCGCGCGTCCCATGCCTGCGACGGCCATGGGGCGACGCCAGCCGCTGGCGGGGTGCGCGGGCCGTGGTGGCCGAATCCTCGTGGTCATGTCCCTTTCCTCCGTCTGTCGTTCATGGCCGCCGCGCGGCATGAAAAAAGGCCGGGTGCACCTGCGGTGCGCCCGGCCATGCATGCCATGCGAGACGCCCGCCTAAGCTGCCCGGCAAAAGTAATAGAAGTAAAAGAACGCCCCGTTGGAACGGGGCGCTAGGAATACTTCAGGAGTGGCGGCCAGGGGCTGGCGGGACGAAGCGGCCACGGTGCGTTTGGCACACGGGGCGGAAAGGGCCACGGAAGCCGAAACCGATCCCCGGCCCGCGTCGGCGTGGTCCTGCGCCGGACGAAGGGGGGCATTGGGCGCGGCGGCCATGGTGGGCCGCGTTGCGGGACGGTGTTCGGTGCTGGCGGTCATGCGGTACCTGTGTACGATGTCGGGGGCCAGGACATGGCGCTGCCATGTCTTCCATGGTGCCGCGCACTTCCTTGCGTCATGGCTGCGTCGTGCGGTGCATGGCGCAGGGCGGCTGCGGCGCATCCCGAGAGTGGTGCTGCAAACATGCGGAGCGCCACCCGGCGGGATGGGAGCGAGAATAGGCGGGTCCGGTGGGGAAGGCAAGCGGAAAAGCTCCGAAATCACAAAAACGTCAGCATGGCGGGGCGGTGGGAGGCACGCTGCCGTCGGTGCAACGCTTTGGGTGACGGATGCGTGAAAATGGGGCGCGGCGTTCCGACCACCGGAACGCCGCGCCTTGGCCGTATCCGGCGCATGGCCCCGCACGGTGGGGCCACGGAGGCCGGACGGCAAATGCATGCCAGCCCTACGCCGGGGGCGGGGCGGTGAATTTCGCCATGCCAGAGGGCGGCGGGGGCAGGTGGCCGGGCAGGGGCGTGCGGATGCCCGTTTCGCGAATGATGCGCTGGCGCATTTCGATGGCCAGATCCTGTTGTTTAGCTGTCACGTCGCGCAGGGCCGCCGCGTTGCGGGCGGTTTCGTCCGGGTTGGGCGCGGCGCGGGTCAGCGAGGCTTCCAGCGCGACCCATGCGGCATAGTGTTCCTGATGCAACGCGGCGAAGCGCGCGGCGAACGCGGCGCGGATGTTCCGGATGATGGAACGCTGCTCTGCCGTGGGCGGCGGGGGGGCGCCATGGGAGGCGCCAGTGGGAAACGCGGACGGCGGCGCCGGGGGAAACCCCATGCCCGGGAGGGGCGGGGGCGGCGGGGGCGGCTGTCCCCGGTCGTGCCCCCAGTCGTGTCCCCATTCGTGCCCGGAATCGGACCGCAAGGGGGAGTGCAGCTGCCCCACGGCACGGGCGGTCACGGCGGCAAGGGCCATGCCCGCCAGCAGCAGGGCCACGCAGGTCCCGGTACGCACGGTGGCTGGCAACATTTCCATCTCCTGGATAACCGGCCACGCCAGAGACGCAGGCATGCGCGGATCGCCGCCGCATCCCGTGGCGCGCAGGGCCGGTGCATGGAAATGCTATCGTCCGTATCCCGCGCGGCTCAACCCGTGATTCGGTTAAGAATTGTAAAGGTGCCGATATGGTGGCGTGGTAGGAAACGGTTGCGTGCGCACTGGGAAGGGCAACGGCGAATTCCCGTAGGCGGTCGCCGCATGGGGGCGGCCACCAGACGGGTCGGTCACCGGACAGGTTGGGCACCGGACGGGTCGGTCACCGGACAGGTTGGGCACCGGACGGGCTGGGCGGCGGATCGAGTGTGGCGGTTTCTGGAGAATTCGCCCGGACAGGCGAAGGGAAGGGCCGGAAGAAGGAATCACGAGGGGGGGATCCGTGTGCGGCCCGGGTGGTTGCCGTGCGGCTGCACTCCGGCCAGCGGGCGTGACCGCGCTACCGTGTGACCGTGCCAGTGCGGCGGTGCGCTGCGTGGCGGGGGGGACGGCGTCAGGGGGGGGGCGTCAGGCGTCGTCGTCGGGGCGCTCGTCCGCTGGCGCGGGTCAGCCCAGCAGCAGGGTGGCCACGGTGATTTCCAGCAGCAGCGCGGCGGTGATGAGCAGGGCAAGGTCTTTCATGGCGTGTCTCCGGTACCGGGCGGCGCGCCACTGCGCCCGCCCGGCTCGGTCTTGTCTGGTGTGTTGCGCGGAAGGCGGAAGCCAGCCCGCCGCTACGCGCTGTTGCGTCATGCTCCGGGGCGCCCCGTGGCGGCAGCGGAGGACCGGAGCACCTCGTCCGCTCCGTGGACGTGGTCGGCACCGCCAAGCCCGTCAGGGCCGAGCTGCCCCGCAAGGGCAAGATCGTGTTCCCTGCGGTCGTCACTGGTGATGAGGCGGCGCAGCGACCCGGCGAAGCGCCGGGCCACCACGCGACCGGAACCGATGGAGCAGGCAAGGGTCATGGCATGGTCCTCCGTGATGTTGCGATGCGGCAGGGCCGCGCTGGCCCCGCCGACATGGTGGCGGGCGGGGCAACAGCAGGGGCGGCAGCGGGGACGGGGCGGGGTGTGTGAAGGCGGGCGACCCTACAGGGCGGCCACCACGCGCCCGGCCCAGGCGGAAACGTCGTCGCGCATGGTGCGCGGATCGCCGTCGATTTTCAGCGAATCGGCCACGATGTCCGCGCCAAGGCCGGACAGGCGCTCTTCGATGGCATCCACCGCGCCGCAGAAGTAGGTGTAGCTGCTGTCGCCGCAGCCGAAGCAGGCGGCACGGCCCTTGCCCGCGCCCGTGGCTTCCAGCGATTCGTACAAGTGGATGAAGTCGTCCTGCAGTTCGATTTCGTCGTCGCCCCAGGTGGAGCAGCCGAACAGCACGAGGTCGCGGCCCTCGCACAGTCCTTCGGCCTCTACCTGGCCCGCGTCGCGGATTTCAACGCTGTGGCCCGCTTCGGCGATGTCGCGACCGACGGTTTCGGCGACCCAGGCGGTGTTGCCGGTGGTGGAACCGTAGACGATGAGCACGTTGGCCATTGGAATCCTCCAGGTGGGTGGTATCTGTGAGCGTGTCGGTGTTCGAGTGGGGCCACCCGTCAGGTGGCCCGACTACACCGTTCCGCCTGGTGGGCGGACCCAATGGGCCCAATAGGCGGGCCGGGCAGGGCGGGATGTGCGCATCCTGCGGAACGTGCCGCGTGCGTGCAGGGGGTGGC encodes the following:
- a CDS encoding L-lactate permease; this translates as MYALSVLLAFMPVIAIFVLLLVYRVAADTAGYIGWAVAAAIAWLYFDTAPTVILLSTVAGLVASLPIALVMSASILQITVMQETGAVSRVVALMKSVAPGQQAVQIMLINVGFGILLTSLGAVTVSILPPIMLALGYSTFAAIILPALGYDALCTYALLGIPAVVYANFVGLPVTEVGGYFARFMPAISTCIALGMLYLAGGMKMLREGIVPALIAGLTAGLVAIFMAKLGLVTITGIAAGLAVIAALMLYIRLTGRPLCDRSLLNEADLAAERRHSLAAACSPWIILTVVSLILNAPFLPFFDLTFKQWSMPLEIIPKSPERLRIFWQAYFWVLVCTAAALPLMKATRQQVSTALVKAGKRAGRPFMSASVFFAIAYVMNHSGKGADWSLAQPLHNMVYVMADASASLFGKMYPFVAPYLGLLGGFISGSESSSIAMLTKLHLSTAEKIGASGLVIAAASGIGGGLASVISPAKLQNAAASIDRIREASQAIRPAFVISVLITTVCAVMTLFWAFP
- a CDS encoding flavodoxin, which translates into the protein MANVLIVYGSTTGNTAWVAETVGRDIAEAGHSVEIRDAGQVEAEGLCEGRDLVLFGCSTWGDDEIELQDDFIHLYESLEATGAGKGRAACFGCGDSSYTYFCGAVDAIEERLSGLGADIVADSLKIDGDPRTMRDDVSAWAGRVVAAL